The Callospermophilus lateralis isolate mCalLat2 chromosome 3, mCalLat2.hap1, whole genome shotgun sequence genome has a segment encoding these proteins:
- the Rab5if gene encoding GEL complex subunit OPTI, translated as MSGGRRKEEPPQPQLANGALKVSVWSKVLRSDAAWEDKDEFLDVIYWFRQIIAVVLGVIWGVLPLRGFLGIAGFCLINAGVLYLYFSNYLQIDEEEYGGTWELTKEGFMTSFALFMVIWIIFYTAIHYD; from the exons ATGAGCGGCGGGCGGCGGAAGGAGGAGCCGCCTCAGCCGCAGCTGGCCAACGGGGCCCTCAAAGTCTCGGTCTGGAGCAAAGTGCTGCGGAGCGACGCGGCCTGGGAGGACAAG GATGAATTTTTAGATGTGATCTACTGGTTCCGACAGATCATCGCTGTGGTGCTGGGTGTCATTTGGGGAGTTTTACCATTGAGAGGTTTCTTGGGAATTGCAGG ATTCTGCCTGATCAATGCAGGAGTCCTGTACCTCTACTTCAGTAACTATCTACAGATCGATGAAGAAGAATATGGTGGCACCTGGGAGCTAACAAAAGAAGGATTTATGACATCTTTTGCCTTGTTCATG GTCATTTGGATCATCTTTTACACTGCCATTCACTATGACTGA